A section of the Jaculus jaculus isolate mJacJac1 chromosome 6, mJacJac1.mat.Y.cur, whole genome shotgun sequence genome encodes:
- the LOC101606844 gene encoding speedy protein E4-like, with the protein MSEGQNAEITLSDPTLGLRQVGLSPEFLQSPVLVSSSTGAGALPPCATSLRLCARYSHCLAIFCHVLLFPITWESYKFTSDARFAHILQDVVLIGMFTSKCFASRLFAFLLSTSFDSKGSKPQSTTYESLAVVPEKRARRMRGLMKSRLTEAKAVFQDKSSQASRTVASDAASGLQFCRKKGPKRTIWSVNCTEGTKVWMYKKRRSSYRPEDLEAFFRLLEDPVIQSFLAADKSLKVSDKYLLSMVVEYFGRVGLPGHMYNRIHFFLALYIACDMEESDPITKVTIIQCLLGKEHWKGLCKEFLKLKTEFFKALEYRAWVKPDLCEEIQNQNPQHWVWSRVREGTH; encoded by the exons ATGTCAGAAGGTCAGAATGCTGAAATCACTCTCAGCGACCCAACGCTGGGGCTTAGGCAGGTGGGGCTTTCTCCGGAGTTCCTGCAGAGTCCAGTCCTTGTGTCCTCCAGCACCGGTGCTGGAGCTCTGCCTCCATGTGCCACGTCACTGCGTCTCTGTGCCCGGTATTCACACTGCCTTGCCATCTTCtgccatgtg ctcttGTTTCCCATCACCTGGGAAAGCTACAAATTTACCTCTGATGCTCGCTTTGCCCACATCCTTCAAGATGTAGTTCTCATTGGAATGTTCACTTCTAAATGCTTTGCTTCTCgattgtttgcttttcttttatctACATCATTTG ATTCAAAAGGAAGTAAGCCCCAGTCTACTACTTATGAGTCTCTTGCGGTTGTTCCTGAGAAGAGAGCAAGGAGAATGAGAGGCCTGATGAAAAGTAGATTGACGGAAGCTAAGGCAG TTTTCCAGGATAAGAGCTCTCAGGCCTCCAGGACAGTTGCATCAGATGCTGCCTCAGGATTGCAGTTCTGTAGGAAGAAGGGACCGAAGAGGACCATATGGAGTGTCAACTGTACAGAGGGAACTAAAGTATGGATGTATAAAAAAAGAAGATCAAGCTACCGACCTGAAGACCTAGAAGCCTTCTTTCGTCTATTGG AGGATCCAGTTATCCAGAGCTTTTTGGCAGCTGATAAGTCCCTAAAAGTCTCTGACAAG TACCTCCTTTCCATGGTGGTGGAGTACTTCGGCCGAGTTGGGCTGCCTGGGCACATGTACAACAGGATCCACTTCTTCCTTGCCCT TTACATCGCATGTGACATGGAAGAATCTGACCCGATTACAAAGGTGACCATCATCCAGTGTTTGCTGGGCAAGGAACACTGGAAAGGCTTGTGCAAAGAATTTCTTAAGTTGAAGACAGAGTTCTTTAAGGCACTGGAATACCGAGCTTGGGTCAAGCCTGATTTGTGTGAGGAG ATCCAGAACCAGAATCCACAACACTGGGTCTGGAGCCGGGTGCGTGAGGGCACCCACTAG